Below is a window of Schistocerca cancellata isolate TAMUIC-IGC-003103 chromosome 4, iqSchCanc2.1, whole genome shotgun sequence DNA.
GTCGCTGCAGACAAAGCACAAGTTCAGATTATGAAACGATAGGGAAGGGAATCGGCACTGCTCTTTTCAATTGAACCATTCTTGGggttgcctggaacgatttagggaaattaccgaAAACTTCAGTGTAGGTATCCTGACGGACAATTGAACCGTGGCTGTGCAGAAGGTGAAaaacatttgttgtttattttataccACTGCACATTTGCCGTTTCGGAGTGTAGAAATTATTTGATAAGAAAAGGATTTGTCTAAGATTTTTCAAGTAAAGTTACAAAATCTGACGTGGGGAAGCGGTGAAATTATGTCTAAGTGACTGTGATTGCAGCAGTAAAAGTAAATTAATTTGATAGAAAGAACATTTCTTGAAATGCTTCAGCCTCTGTAATATGTTGTAGAACATATTGGCTGTAAGACGCAAGGTTTCGTGACTCTAATGTGGATCCAGCTATGTAGTCACCCTGTACCTGAAACTGCCTTATAATTTGGAGATTACTGACGTCATAGTAAGACTAGTTGTACAGTAGATTACAGTAGATTCATAGCTAATTCGCTAGACCAGTTCTGGAAATATACTCaaagaaattatatttttttcgAGATTTCGTAGTTGAAGGGGCTGTCAAGGATATGGAATGAGGCATAGACGTTAAAAACATTATCATTTACAAATTGACACAATAAATGTCATAAAAACATAAATTTACGTGTATAATAATAATTCCTGGATTATTATTGCAAAGAGCCATAGAATGAATAGAAATTATGATGTCTGCGTGTACTGTTCGCATTATTGCCCTTAAGACGCGCAGAAATGAAATTAAACAGGACGAACATGCTGGTATAATGGACTCTTAATTAGTCCTGCTAAGAAACTCGTTGATAAAGTAGAGTAAATAGCAACCCTCGATTGTAGTGTGATCGTAAGGAAATTCATTAGCTGCTACATTGTATAACAAAAATTCTTGATTCATTCTTCTCGTTTTCAATCCGTTTTAATAACAAGCCATCATAATTTTCGTGAAGAAACATGTGAGACCCAAATTTGATTTTTCTATCATCGATAGTAGTGTTTCGTCTGTGGTTATCTACATGGTATTGCAAAATCATTAATCGGTTAAGTCTGAGCATTAATCGTCGTGTAATTCTGACCGTATGATAGAGGATTTCTCTTTCAATAATGGAAGAGATTTGTGTATGATCTGGAATGAGCGGTCCGTGTATAGCAGCGGCCAAGTAGAGTACAGATGGCAGCACTGGCGTAAATAGTTGGCTGCCCTGTTATTGCGTGCGCTTGACGAGGAGCTGCGTCCACATTGTACTGCTGGCTTTCGCAGGAGGATGTCGGCATCGCAGACAAGGGTCGAAGCAGAGCCGCAggcaggcggcagcagcagcggtgtGGGCGCTGCGGAGCTGCAGGAGCGTCCGACAGCTGTGCCCTCAGCTGGACAACCAACTCCTCAAAGTCAAGAGCGCCGCGTTCGCTGCCTGCAGTGCCACGAGTTGGTGGTGGAACAACAGCGATTCTTCGTCGACCAGTTCTACATtgactggtggaatgttatctgcaGTATCGAACGTAGTGGTGAGTAACCGCCAATGCCATTATGAGAAAAAGATTTGATGTCTCAAATGCCGTGTTTTTGCTGTCCAGATTGCTAATTTTCTTCCTTTCAACCGTGTTAATGGTTTTCTAACATATGTATCTCTTTTCTGCAAATTGCATTTGAAAGTAGTGCAGTTGTAGAAACAGTCACCAATTTAAAGGGAAGAAACTAGAATAAGTTGGAAAAAGCAAGGTGTAATGTAAGTAACTTCAGTAATTTTTCTCAAAGAATAGTTTCATTGCTTAGAACGAAATACTTACGGGaaaaccaattttttaaattgtttagatTATCCTCATTTGATGTCGTAAGATGTCAATACTATTTTTAAGTACACCATTTCGTTTTTTCTTCTTGACTTTTTATAAAACTTCTGTGAAATCAACAAAGCTTGTGTATGGCAAGCGGTAGACAACTTTCCGATACTCGCATACTGTTTCTggttatatttttattatattgtttAGGACTTATATTCCATCGAACTAGATTTCCTGTTGAAGCGCGGTTCTTTTGCATTTATTGATGCTTTATGGACAAGTATTGTCATATAGAaaaaatgcgtttcttcctgattcctGTATTTTTTCCGAAGTTTGCTGTAACACAGAAACGAATTGCTTGTTACATTTTTCACAAATAGCAATTATGATGTAAAAAACTACATTATCATTTGAATTTTACCTGTGGCTTAGGCGTCCTACCCCAGCTTGTGGCGCAACAAGACACGGGACTGGCATCGGTGCGGAGAGTGGTTCAGATCCATATCGCGCCATCCAGAATTCTTTCCcgtagttttcctaaatcacttagggGAAACGCCAGAATGGTCCCTTTGAGAGTGAAACAGCAGACTCCTTTCCCCTAACTGAGGTTATGCTGCGTACCCAAtgacgtcgacgggacgtgaaGCCATGTCTTCACTCCGTTTTAGTCGCCTTCTTAAATACTGTCATAGCTCTGATTACTGTACTTTAAAAACCAAGAAGACGCTACGAATCCGTGAAAAACTGAATGAACTATATTAATGCGAAATGACTGGCCTGTTTACTGCGAAACGGAGTTAGGATTGTTAGTTAGTTTCACCCTTACGGCTTTGTCAAATGTTTACGCCGTACGGCAGTAAGAAGCCGTGATGTGTAACTTTACAGTATCTGGTAGACACAATGTTTCTACCTTAATAGCATTGACGCATTGTCTACAGTAGCCCTTGGAAACAATTCTGCACCACGCACCTCTGTCCTTTCTGTTTTATCTTATCTATTTTACAGCGTGGCACTTTTACCGAGGTATTTTAGTACCTGATTAAGCGTTACTAGATGCTGACGCAGCTGTGAGGCTTTATAGTAATGAGTCAGTTTTACGCATAGCCACCGCTGAAAGACTGAGCAGGACAAAGACTGTAAAACTCAAACCTGCGAATCCTAAATTATCTACAGCGAATGCGGGTAAATTGCTGATCATGTTTTTTTATTGATCCATAACATGATATACCTGTACTTCCTCAATTAGTTGGAAGGTCACCCGTTGTACCTAACCATCCTCTATCTTAAATTTCTTCGTTCAACCGATAACGGCTCATGCTCATGAAAGTAACGTTTTATACCCTGTCAGCATGATAAATCTCTAAGATGCTGATTTTCTAAAAGATCGTCACAAATAAAGTTTCTTCTAGTCATTATAAATGCATAACAAAGCTCATAGAAATTTGTATCATATCAATTCTGCGTTCTAATCTGCCTTTCCGCCAGACAGCATGCCGTTATATCTTTTGTTTCTATCTACATTTTTGGACACCTTTAGGTTTACAACGATATGTAGTTCACTGTTCTTACTACTTAACAAAGCACTACAATAGATGGCCATTCCATAATTGCCATGAATTTTGTGACGTTGTGGAGCGCTGGAGAGACACGTCTTGGAGATAATTTCCGTGCAACGTAATGAGGCGAAGTACTGGAAGCGTACAAGTAGCTTTTGATAAGTCGTTTACTAGTCGTTACCTTTTACTTAAACTAGTCGTGCGTGCCCAGACAGCTTTATTTTCATTTAGTTAGAGGACGAAGCTGACCTACGACAGAAGCATACATCACAGAAAGTATTGAAGTAACATTAGGATGTATCTGGCAGGTATAACTacagaaaaaacaaaattagtACTTTGTTGTTGCCTACGTATATATACGAAACAGAGAAGTGGTTCATTACAGCACACAACTATTTGTGGCATATTTTCATCATAGATGGTGATGGTGTCTGTGTAGCATTTgtaggtttaaaaaaaaattgaaaatgctgaCCAAAATACTATTTGAAATTGCGAAGTtatcagagataaaatacagggagtgaaaggttgtccacaatttgtacagaagtagACTGAAGTTGAGTCTTCTGACTAAGAAGCAATTTGCAAAGACAATTAAAGcctatgtagaagaaataaaaaacttcgtttgccgatgactttctaattctgtcagagatggtaaAGGACTAGGAATAATAGCTGAACATAATTGACGGTGTCTTAAAAAGAGATTACAAAAGGAACATCAACAATAGTAACACAGGGGCAAactgtgtagtcgaattaagttggggcaACTGAGGgaattatctttaaaaataaagcagtaggtaattgaagaattttgctatgtgggcagcaaaataactcataatgGCAAAAGTGTTGATATAAAATGTGAAACCAAAGTACCAAGAACGCCTTCCTGAAAAGGAAAACttcttaacatctaatataaaagtGTTGCATAGTCTTAGAAGCATTTGTTTAGAGTGTAATGTCATACAGACGTGAAACGTTAATGGAAAAACAGTACAGACAACAAAAATAGCTTCCGAAATATGGTGGTCACAACACAACTGAGGATTAGAATGGAAGATCGGATAATCATCGTAACAGAGGTACTGAATTGAGAAGAAAGTAGTTTTACGGTAGAAACTGACTAAAAGAAGACACACATCCTGAAGCATGAAGGAACAGTTACTGTGGTGATGGAGGTAATTATGAGACGTAGGGATTTCAGGAGGAGGGGAAGTTTTGATTTCAGTAATGTGGTTCAAATATATAGAGGGTGCTTCCAGGAAATAACTGGTCCACAGCTTTACTTTCTCTTTATCTACTTATTGACGACTTTTAAAAGGCTGAAGGTGCCGTTATCAAGCTCTCATGCTCGATGAAGCCCGACACAAGCTGTCATCGTGTAAACcgtagcctgccggagtggccgagcgcttctaggcgctacagtctggaaccgtgcgacctctacggtcgcaggttcgaatcctgccttgggcatgtatgtgtgtgatgtccttcggttagttaggtttaagtggttctaagcctaggggactgatgatctcagaagttaagttccatagcgctcagagacatttgaaccatttttgttaaccgGAAGACACCAAAGTCAGATAACATTTAACACGTATCTCTACATCAATCAACGGCCAAATAAAAAATAACTCCGGCGGACGTGAGCACTTGACAATGAGACTTTGGTCTTGAAATTAGTTTTCACTATGATAGAAATAAAGTGTAGCTGTGGAACAGATATTACCTAAACTGAGTATCAGCTACTGATCCCCAACAACCTTCTCTGTGAAGGGGAAGCTTATGCTGTAGTGTACATTAGTTACACAGGTATGAATACTTGCAAAAtacagattagcgtggagagctgaatTTGTCTTAGGACTTCCGACTGTAACAACAAAATGCGTGGTAGCAGGATGCAAAACAATGCAATAAACAGAGGATGAGGTAGTGGCTTCCTGTGCCTGGTTATGCAGTATTTTTCAGTGGCGGCTAGCGCTTTTTGCTGAAAACTGTACATTTCACGAAAGTCGTTAACATAGCAAACGTGATGACGCTCTATTAATACTTCCCGGGAATGAATTATATGCAACAGGCATTTGTAGAAAATGCAGTGGAGTTTACGCTTTTACGAAAATTTGACATATTGAAACTATGTGTCGGCTCAAGACACGAAGGCCAAACCTTGCCATCCATGGACACTGGTCTTTCTTGCTGAGCTATCCATGCATGCCTCATTGTTTGCCTCCTGGCCTACATCTGCCTTCTGGAACATCAGGAAGTTTCGTCACTGGTGAACATTTGTGGCGCAGGAGAGCATAGAGGTAATACAGGTAGACCATACCCAGTAAGGCTGGTCATTAGAAGTGGCGTAATAATTCAGGCAAtgagcatttcctgcaaacgtTAAGAGTCCTGGTCATAGTTGGGATCTCTTCCGGCATGCCGctttatggttgaaatggctctgagcactatgggacttaaattctgaggtcataagtcccctagaacttagaactacttaaacataactaacctaagggcatcacacacatccatgcccgaggcaggattcgtacctgcgaccgtagtggtcgcgcggttccatactgtagctcctagaacagctcggcctctccggccggcaaagtCTCTTCATAGCGCTGCGCACTGATTGTCGTTACACACATGAGGAATTCGACGAACAGAGGGCCCCTGCAATCGGAGGACACCATAACCTTAACGGAACTTGTGTACAACTCTGAGTTTCCTTGAGCGGGGGTATGTATGTTTCCAGTTGGCTTTACCGTATGCCGTCGGGTGGTCGGTCGGAATGCTTTCGgagggaatcatcctgttgcacgacaaGGCCCACCCCTACACTGCGAAGCAGACGATGGCTGTGCTTCAGTGGTTTGGTTCGAAACACTGCAACATCGTCTGTACAGTCGGGATCGTTCACTGTTCGATCTTCACGTCTTCGgcggcctgaagaaagacatgcgtagaTAAGGTTGCAGTCGGACGAGGGAGTAAGAGTGGATGCGATTGAGGATCTGTCAGGAGCCGACCGCATTCTATGAAACAGGAAgagatattcaaatggctctgagcactatgggacttaacatctgtggtcatcagtcccctaggacttagaactacttaaacctaactaacctaaggacatcacacacatccatgcccgaggcaggattcgaacctgcgaccgtagcggtcgcgcggttccagactgtagcgcctttaaccgcgtggccaccacggccggctcaggaAGAGATAGTTTCGACTCCCAGTCGGATAAACGTCTTAATGCGTGTggcggtgattacttttgaatggacccATTCCATGTTCACGTTGTGTTGAATGTTcgtttttcattcgactgccccTCATAGCTTTCTTTTCGGTCCACTCTCTATACGAAAACGTAAGCCGTTAACTGGTGAGAATGATCGCAGGGAGTTTTAAaacgaatgaacaatctaatgagtacagaactgaAGAAGTCGAAAGTAATGGATTAAAATAAAAGCTTAGCGATAATCGTAACTGCAACATAATGAAGGAACtctcctaccttggaagcaaaagaaTGCATGATGGATGAAGTGAGAATGTGAAAGGTAAAGTATCACATACGGAGAAGAAATTCCTATGATGTCGGAAGGATGCTGAAAATCAGGTAAAGTGATAAGAAGTCATGAAGTTTTCTGCAGAACTGGCGAGGAGAAGATAGTGTTGCAAGCATTGTAAataagacaggatgataggatttgTGTTCAAACATCATGGAATAATTATAGTATTAGGGAGCTGCAAAGGGTTAAAATAGTAAGGAggacaaaaatttaaatatatttaacaaaTAATGGAAGTCGTTAACTGCAAGAGCTACTTTGAGCCGAAGAGGTTGACACACGAAAAAGAGTTCATGACGGGT
It encodes the following:
- the LOC126184910 gene encoding uncharacterized protein LOC126184910: MSASQTRVEAEPQAGGSSSGVGAAELQERPTAVPSAGQPTPQSQERRVRCLQCHELVVEQQRFFVDQFYIDWWNVICSIERSGTCDEIKLDASDLQYFLNLRRPRARARNRQAAARR